The Eleginops maclovinus isolate JMC-PN-2008 ecotype Puerto Natales chromosome 3, JC_Emac_rtc_rv5, whole genome shotgun sequence genome includes a region encoding these proteins:
- the LOC134861726 gene encoding uncharacterized protein LOC134861726: MSTDLFGWAVLHRRANVIRDTKCTYPVISTIMKMTFENSSPVQIAVAECSCVAGTALCNHNVALLYQTAHYSTLNLKAVPPVLSCTETEQQWHKPRTMGVKPGRVGDMVIISTRPKSRQYTVADGVRSKRYKAVQGDLPDPDVLKVDEAYKDFTADIAPLITTMAISSDVPLVDSAYGPVQEGSPISYQHPVPLSRVVGESGDGCNTFCFSLCI, from the exons atgtccaccgacttgttcggatgggcagttctacaccgaagagcaaacgtgataagggatacaaaatgtacctatccagttatatcgacaattatgaag ATGACTTTTGAGAACAGCTCACCTGTTCAGATTGCTGTGGCAGAGTGTTCCTGTGTGGCCGGAACAGCACTCTGTAACCATAATGTGGCGCTGTTATATCAAACGGCGCACTACTCCACACTCAATCTTAAGGCAGTGCCTCCTGTCCTTAGCTGCACAGAAACGGAGCAGCAATGGCACAAACCAAGAACAATG GGTGTGAAACCAGGCAGAGTAGGTGACATGGTCATCATTTCAACACGGCCAAAGTCCAGGCAGTACACGGTAGCAGATGGTGTAAG GAGTAAGCGCTACAAGGCTGTGCAAGGGGACTTGCCAGACCCAGATGTCCTGAAAGTAGATGAGGCATACAAGGACTTCACTGCAGACATTGCTCCACTCATCACCACCATGGCAATAAGCAGCGATGTTCCACTTGTTGATTCGGCCTACGGACCAGTCCAGGAAGGTAGCCCCATCTCCTACCAACATCCAGTGCCACTGAGTCGGGtagtaggggagagtggggacGGTTGCAACACTTTTTGCTTTTCCTTGTGTATCTAA
- the LOC134861366 gene encoding uncharacterized protein LOC134861366: protein MPRNRERKTDRGVPVQVLRLAAEVIRSEGRSARSVAKEFEICHTTLYRFCKKLERAGPGEEIRTGYWTPRRVFTAEQEAILSNYLKTAADMFYGLCTKEVRRLAYLLAVRYGCQYPGTWDEPGLAGRDWLMGFLHRQPTLSIRRPQATSLARNIHFNRHNVSLFFNNLDEVLRKNNFQGEDIWNMDETGITTVQRPDQVVAVAPQVPASLSSSSVAPQVPAILPSTSVAPPVPASVSSSSVAPQVPASQSSSSVAPQVPASQSSSSVSPPVQGGLPSNSGQYFDVHMFSPELIRPHPKATQRKAKENGRRKRKSTILTDTPEKKALEEENKTKKGKRRLSQSTLQPQPIGNTEEMRGKKKQKQKRKNIERDSHSEEAFCIVCLESYSKPKEVWLQCLMCQKWAHEACTDGSSVYVCHNCETESD from the exons ATGCCACGAAACAGAGAGCGAAAGACAGATAGGGGTGTCCCTGTACAAGTGCTCCGTTTGGCGGCAGAGGTGATCAGGAGTGAGGGCAGGTCAGCGAGGTCTGTGGCGAAGGAGTTTGAAATCTGTCACACAACACTGTACCGATTCTGCAAGAAATTAGAGAGGGCAGGTCCAGGTGAAGAGATCAGGACAGGATACTGGACGCCAAGGAGGGTTTTTACAGCTGAACAGGAAGCTATTTTGTCGAATTACCTTAAGACAGCTGCAGATATGTTTTATGGGCTGTGCACTAAAGAG GTTCGTCGTCTGGCTTATCTGCTGGCTGTCAGGTATGGATGCCAATACCCAGGGACATGGGATGAGCCAGGCCTGGCTGGCCGCGATTGGTTGATGGGCTTCCTACACCGCCAGCCAACCTTGTCAATAAGGCGCCCCCAAGCCACCAGTCTTGCCCGTAATATACACTTCAATAGGCACAATGTGTCCTTGTTCTTCAATAATTTAGATGAAGTCCTCCGAAAGAACAACTTCCAGGGAGAGGACATATGGAACATGGATGAGACTGGCATTACCACTGTTCAGAGGCCAGATCAGGTTGTCGCC gtggcccctcaagttcctgccagtctgtcctcctcttcagtggccCCTCAAGTTCCTGCCATTCTCCCCTCCACCTCAGTGGCCCCTCCAGTTCCTGCCAgtgtgtcctcctcttcagtggcccctcaagttcctgccagtcagtcctcctcctcagtggcccctcaagttcctgccagtcagtcctcctcctcagtgtccCCTCCAGTGCAAGGTGGTCTCCCCTCAAATTCTGGCCAGTACTTCGATGTACACATGTTTTCACCTGAGCTCATCCGACCCCATCCCAAAGCGACCCAACGCAAGGCAAAGGAAAACGGCAGGAGAAAACGAAAGTCAACAATTCTGACAGATACCCCTGAAAAGAAGGCGttggaggaagaaaacaaaacaaagaaaggaaagagaaggcTGAGCCAGAGCACACTGCAGCCGCAGCCAATTGGAAATActgaggaaatgagaggaaagaaaaagcaaaagcaaaagaggaaaaacattgaaagagaTAGCCATTCAGAGGAGGCCTTTTGCATTGTTTGCTTGGAGAGCTACTCAAAGCCCAAGGAGGTGTGGCTACAATGTCTAATGTGTCAGAAGTGGGCTCATGAAGCCTGCACTGATGGCAGCTCAGTGTACGTTTGCCACAATTGTGAGACCGAAAGTGATTAA